In Tiliqua scincoides isolate rTilSci1 chromosome 1, rTilSci1.hap2, whole genome shotgun sequence, the following are encoded in one genomic region:
- the LOC136644143 gene encoding NACHT, LRR and PYD domains-containing protein 12-like: MGNKSSRISDLLLLALDDLSQEDFKRFKDKLSYSDFKRKGFIPRSRLENADRVDTKNFLIKYYGGHDAVDITIQVLTEINQRQSAAKLRQEREKDFESNQNTLEISPKDYKMKYREYVWEEYQVIQDKNARLGEWVNLSRRYTQLLIIQKHRLLEEREHEIMSTGRKHANIMAKQASPDRIATLFDADDNRENPRTVVLQGPAGIGKTMTARKIMLDWAIGKFYPGKFDYAFYINCRKINLVTKPQNLTDLIFCNCPDKNAPVKEIFANPERLLLIIDGLDELKFSIESKEHLYIDLSQKKPVEILLRSLVRKCILPKAYLIITTRPTAMEKLQECLKYPRYVEILGFSEKDREEYFHKFFGNKRQAMQAFTFVKANEMLFTMCFVPIVCWIICTVMKQQLERGEDLARTSQTTTSVYMFYLASLLRDHSTVPESCNQINFRKLCLLAREGVLSRRILFEEEDLRRHDLNEADIQPLFLCKSLFQQDIYCQSAYSFIHLTFQEFFGALSYVLEERSEVAHRSEYHHEDVRKLLKDFGGGENEYLMLTVRFLFGLFHEETRKSIEKILGCQIRLEIKQVLLEWVEAEITSKNFQKQLEIFCCLYEIKEEEFVGRAMNRIQEIKLYDNCLVNTFNSLVISFCLRHCRKEQSLHLGYLLYLSSLYFDRRVDKNLPLLFEGLKDPQCNVRELCQNFAKHKGAGPLWGLFPLGHHTWLPFSNMSQLPGIEAGKPVCMWEEAKIQ; the protein is encoded by the exons ATGGGAAACAAAAGCAGCCGAATCAGTGACCTGCTCTTACTTGCACTTGATGACCTGTCTCAGGAAGACTTCAAAAGGTTTAAAGACAAACTCTCATATTCTGACTTTAAAAGAAAAGGTTTCATTCCCAGAAGTCGCTTGGAGAATGCTGACAGGGTGGACACTAAGAATTTCTTGATCAAGTACTATGGTGGGCATGATGCAGTAGACATAACCATACAAGTACTCACAGAGATTAATCAAAGACAGTCGGCTGCTAAACTCagacaggagagagagaaag ATTTTGAATCTAATCAGAACACATTGGAAATATCACCTAAAG ATTACAAGATGAAGTACAGAGAATATGTGTGGGAAGAGTACCAAGTAATACAGGACAAGAATGCACGCCTTGGTGAGTGGGTAAACCTAAGCAGAAGATACACCCAACTTCTGATTATTCAGAAACATCGTTTATTGGAAGAGAGAGAGCACGAAATTATGTCCACGGGAAGGAAACATGCCAACATAATGGCCAAGCAAGCCAGCCCAGACAGGATTGCGACATTGTTTGATGCAGATGATAACCGAGAAAACCCAAGAACAGTAGTGCTCCAAGGACCTGCTGGGATTGGGAAAACAATGACAGCAAGGAAGATTATGTTAGACTGGGCAATTGGCAAATTCTACCCTGGCAAGTTTGATTATGCTTTCTACATAAACTGCAGAAAAATTAATTTGGTTACCAAGCCACAGAATTTAACTGATTTAATATTTTGTAACTGTCCTGATAAAAATGCTCCTGTTAAAGAGATTTTTGCCAACCCTGAAAGGCTTCTGCTCATAATTGATGGTCTGGATGAACTGAAATTTTCCATAGAATCAAAAGAACACCTCTACATTGATCTAAGTCAGAAAAAACCTGTAGAAATCCTCCTTAGGAGTTTGGTTAGAAAATGTATTCTTCCCAAAGCCTATTTAATCATCACTACAAGGCCAACCGCTATGGAGAAACTCCAGGAGTGTTTGAAGTATCCCCGTTATGTAGAGATCCTGGGATTTTCTGAAAAGGACAGGGAAGAATATTTCCACAAATTCTTTGGGAACAAGAGGCAAGCAATGCAAGCTTTTACGTTTGTGAAAGCAAATGAAATGCTCTTCACCATGTGCTTTGTTCCCATTGTGTGTTGGATCATCTGCACTGTGATGAAGCAACAGCTGGAGAGAGGTGAAGATCTCGCACGGACTTCACAAACAACCACCTCAGTGTACATGTTCTATTTAGCTAGTTTACTCAGAGATCACAGCACAGTGCCAGAAAGTTGTAATCAGATCAATTTCCGCAAATTGTGTCTCTTAGCCAGAGAAGGTGTTTTGTCAAGAAGAATCCTCTTTGAGGAAGAGGACCTCCGAAGGCATGATTTGAATGAGGCTGACATCCAGCCGCTCTTCCTTTGCAAGAGTCTTTTTCAGCAAGATATTTATTGCCAATCTGCATACAGCTTCATCCACTTAACTTTCCAAGAGttctttggagctctgtcctATGTGCTGGAGGAAAGATCAGAGGTGGCTCACAGATCAGAGTATCATCACGAAGATGTGAGAAAGCTGCTGAAAGATTTTGGAGGAGGCGAGAATGAGTATCTAATGTTGACGGTGCGCTTCCTATTTGGTCTCTTCCATGAAGAAACACGGAAAAGCATCGAGAAAATTTTGGGTTGTCAAATTCGGTTGGAAATCAAACAAGTGCTTCTGGAGTGGGTTGAGGCGGAGATTACTTCCAAGAACTTTCAAAAGCAGCTGGAGATATTCTGTTGCTTGTATGAGATTAAAGAAGAAGAATTTGTGGGAAGAGCCATGAATCGCATTCAAGAAATTAAGTTATATGACAACTGCCTTGTGAACACATTCAATTCCCTGGTTATTTCATTCTGTCTGAGGCACTGTCGTAAAGAGCAGTCACTTCACCTTGGGTATTTGCTCTACTTATCCAG TTTATATTTTGACAGAAGAGTGGATAAAAATCTGCCTCTTCTCTTTGAAGGACTGAAGGATCCACAATGCAATGTGAGAGAGCTCTG TCAGAACTTTGCCAAGCACAAGGGTGCAGGTCCATTGTGGGGGCTCTTCCCACTTGGTCATCACACCTGGTTGCCATTTTCAAACATGTCACAACTACCTGGAATAGAAGCAGGGAAACCTGTGTGCATGTGGGAAGAGGCCAAGATTCAGTGA